In Paenibacillus guangzhouensis, a single window of DNA contains:
- a CDS encoding glycosyltransferase family 4 protein — protein MKPKIMLFSHICNAIYITGAEKLLLFFVQEILPQYHCVIVVPNEGALTHQARALGAEIIILPCPLLYLIYQPTDYIKAELELLKQKDAWGHILYLLRTNNPDIVMTNTCVHALPVVAAKSLGIPTIWQITETMEQNEWTHLSVEIIHQNADVILGISEATVRSFVGEDVRKKITILPPSWRMEELQPEAWGHNRISKRKQLRIQESSMLIGYISSYIYPSKGLYHFIKMALQICEEYSFTEFVIIGKPKDETYFQKCISLIQNSKYFHRFHFIRFEANIQAVYPAMDIVVVPSLSHEGFGMTALEGLIFGKPVIAYRSGGLSEILQATGNSEYLVDVGDIDGLAACVRDLLSHPFRVHQVGARNHLHVQAAFGIDKYRMDLQNVLAKPELHVKKSPAASSVRAAKKMSRVKRTKTSAKGKKRKRVIRVKRKRSSRRNKSGRRR, from the coding sequence ATGAAGCCGAAAATAATGTTGTTCTCACACATTTGCAACGCAATTTATATTACGGGAGCCGAGAAGCTGCTCTTGTTCTTTGTACAAGAAATACTGCCCCAATATCATTGCGTGATTGTCGTACCGAATGAAGGAGCCTTAACGCATCAAGCAAGAGCTCTCGGGGCCGAGATTATCATCCTGCCTTGCCCACTGCTGTATCTGATCTATCAACCCACGGATTATATTAAGGCCGAACTTGAGTTATTGAAGCAAAAAGATGCCTGGGGCCATATCCTCTATTTATTACGCACGAACAATCCCGATATTGTGATGACGAACACATGTGTTCATGCACTGCCTGTCGTAGCTGCCAAAAGCCTTGGGATTCCAACCATATGGCAGATTACCGAGACCATGGAGCAGAATGAATGGACGCATCTCTCGGTTGAGATTATTCATCAGAACGCTGATGTCATTCTCGGCATATCAGAAGCTACGGTGCGGTCTTTTGTAGGTGAGGATGTAAGGAAAAAGATCACCATTCTCCCACCATCTTGGCGCATGGAGGAACTGCAGCCGGAAGCGTGGGGGCATAACCGAATCTCCAAACGCAAACAGCTTCGTATTCAAGAATCCAGCATGCTTATCGGGTATATCTCCTCTTACATTTATCCAAGTAAAGGGCTTTATCATTTTATCAAAATGGCGCTGCAAATTTGTGAGGAATACAGTTTCACCGAATTTGTCATCATCGGGAAACCAAAAGATGAGACGTATTTTCAGAAATGTATTTCATTAATCCAGAATTCAAAATATTTTCATCGATTTCATTTCATTCGTTTTGAAGCGAACATTCAAGCTGTATATCCAGCCATGGACATCGTCGTCGTGCCCTCTCTAAGTCATGAAGGATTCGGTATGACGGCGCTCGAGGGACTTATCTTCGGCAAGCCGGTTATTGCTTATCGTTCTGGCGGGCTGAGTGAAATCTTGCAAGCAACAGGTAACAGCGAGTACCTGGTAGACGTTGGGGATATCGATGGGTTAGCAGCTTGTGTACGCGATCTGCTTAGTCATCCCTTCAGAGTGCATCAGGTGGGAGCGCGTAATCATCTTCACGTGCAGGCTGCGTTCGGTATCGATAAGTATCGAATGGACCTTCAGAACGTGCTAGCCAAACCGGAGTTGCATGTTAAGAAAAGTCCGGCAGCAAGCTCAGTTCGAGCCGCAAAGAAGATGAGCCGCGTGAAGAGAACGAAGACATCGGCAAAAGGAAAGAAGCGTAAACGGGTCATTCGAGTCAAACGGAAACGCTCCTCCCGG